The Aythya fuligula isolate bAytFul2 chromosome 2, bAytFul2.pri, whole genome shotgun sequence genome contains a region encoding:
- the FAM110B gene encoding protein FAM110B, whose product MPTETLPTGSMVKPVSPAVTFTSAVPLRILNKGPDYFRRQAEPNPKRLSAVERLEADKAKYVKSQEVINAKQEPVKPAVLAKPPVCPAAKRALGSPTLKVFSNNAKTESGVQRENLKLEILKNIINSSEGSSSGSGHKHGPRNWPPHRADSTELNRHSFAESLKVYPTQGRSSPQESSSNVSRRLLDQSAETFLHVSHSSSDIRKVTSAKPLKAIPCSSSAPPLPPKPKIAAIATLKSPEIEAVESGCGVSRRPSLQRSKSDLSDRYFRVDADVERFFNYCGLDPEELENLGMENFARANSDIISLNFRSASMISSDCEQSQDSNSDLRNDDSANDRVPYGISAIERNARIIKWLYSIKQARESQKVSHV is encoded by the coding sequence ATGCCTACAGAAACACTACCGACAGGTAGCATGGTGAAGCCGGTCAGCCCTGCCGTGACTTTCACGTCCGCCGTCCCTCTCCGCATCCTGAACAAAGGACCAGATTACTTTCgcaggcaggcagagcccaACCCCAAAAGACTGAGCGCGGTGGAGAGGCTGGAAGCCGACAAGGCCAAGTATGTCAAGAGCCAGGAGGTCATCAACGCCAAGCAGGAGCCCGTGAAGCCGGCGGTGCTGGCAAAGCCACCGGTCTGTCCCGCGGCCAAGCGAGCGCTGGGGAGCCCCACCTTGAAAGTCTTCAGCAACAACGCCAAGACCGAGAGCGGCGTCCAGAGAGAGAACCTGAAGCTGGAGATTTTGAAGAACATCATCAACAGCTCCGAAGGCTCCAGCTCGGGTTCGGGGCACAAGCACGGTCCCCGAAACTGGCCGCCCCACAGAGCGGATTCGACGGAACTGAACCGACACTCGTTCGCCGAGTCTCTGAAGGTTTACCCCACGCAGGGCCGCAGCAGCCCgcaggagagcagctccaaCGTCAGCAGAAGGCTCCTAGATCAGTCGGCAGAGACTTTCTTGCACGTCTCTCACAGCTCCTCAGACATTAGGAAAGTAACTAGCGCAAAGCCCTTAAAAGCAATACCCTGCAGTAGTTCAGCCCCACCTCTGCCGCCAAAACCCAAAATCGCTGCCATTGCCACCCTGAAGTCCCCAGAGATCGAGGCAGTCGAGTCTGGATGTGGAGTTAGTAGAAGACCCTCCCTGCAGCGGTCAAAATCAGACTTAAGCGACAGATACTTTCGTGTCGACGCAGACGTTGAACGATTCTTTAACTACTGCGGACTGGATCCTGAAGAGCTTGAAAACCTCGGGATGGAAAACTTTGCAAGGGCTAACTCTGATATTATATCCCTCAACTTTCGCAGCGCAAGCATGATTAGCTCAGACTGTGAACAGTCTCAGGACAGCAACAGTGACCTTAGAAACGATGACAGTGCCAATGACCGTGTGCCATATGGTATTTCTGCAATTGAAAGGAATGCCAGAATCATCAAGTGGTTGTATAGCATCAAGCAAGCTAGAGAGTCACAGAAAGTGTCCCATGTGTGA